The genomic interval GCCTGGCCGGAGGAAGCGGATGGCAGACCCTGATATCCGCCGCCGCCGACATTGGCGGGCGGCACGAGCTGCTGATATTGCGGCACGACCGAGCCGGTGGTCATCGTGTCCGGCCCATTGCTGAGGCGGGAAGTTTCAGAACTGCATCCGGCGGCCAATATGGCCAGCGACGAAACGAGCAGTACGCCTTGTGTTGCTTTGCCGACTTCCGGCAGCCCAGAAATACGCATGAACCGACCCTGTACGCTTGAACTCTTTACTGCACCGGTTTTAACCACATCAGAGTTACCGCACGGTTAAAGCCGACGGTGAAGCGCGAAATTCAGGGACGAAAAGTCCGGTCAGCCGGAAAATGAAGCGTTACAGGGCCTTTGAAAGTCCGCGTTCGGCGGCGATATAGGGAACCTCGAACAGGTCCTGACGTTCGAACCGGCTTCCGATCCGCGTCATGCGCACCATCAGCGGCCGCGCGCCCTCACGGATCAGCGGCGCCATGATGACGCCGTTGGAGACAAGCTGCTCGACGCGCGCGCGCGGAATTTCCGGCACCGCCACGGTATAGAGGATACGGTCGAAAGTGCCCTCGCCGCTCATGCCTTCGCGGCCATCGGCCTGGCGCACGACAACCCTTTGCAGCGAAAGTTCGGAAAGACGCCTTCGCGCGAGATCGGCAAGGGTGCGATAGCGTTCCACTGTCAGCACCCGCTCGGCGATGCGGCCCATGATCGCGGCGGTATAGCCCGAGCCGGTGCCGACTTCGAGCACGCGCTGGCCGGGCTTCACCTTGAGGATATCGATCAGGCGGATGGCGAGATCGGCGCTTTCCATGAACGCCCCGCATTCGATCGGCACCGATCGGCCGCTATAGGCATAGGGCGAAAGATGCGAGGGCGTGAACAGCGAGCGCGGCGTTGCCTCGACCGCCGACAACAGGTCAAGATTGGTGACGCCGCCAGCGCGAAGGCGCATGACAAGCGCCGCAAACCCTTCCCGTTCCTGAAGCTTCGTCGCCACCGCCATCCCTTTCAAATCAGCCGAGCGCCGCCTTGATCCTGTCGCGAACCGCATGGTCGGTCAAGTCGAGCTTCAGCGGCGTGACCGAGAGATAATTCTCGCCGACCGCCTGCAGATCGCTGTCGTCGGCGAACGCGCTGAGGCGCTCGCGGAAGGTCAGCCAGTAATAGGGAAGCCCGCGGCCATCGGACCGCTTGTCGACTGAAAGGCCCGATTCGAGCTTGCCCTGCGCGGTCACCCGGACACCCTTGACCTCGTCCGGCGTACAGCACGGGAAATTGACGTTCAGGAACGTGCCCTCGGGAAGGTCGAGCGTCAGCAGCTTGTCGATCAACGCCGGGGCATGGCGCTCCGCCACCTCCCACGGGAAATAGCGCCTCCCATCGTCGTAATTGCCGGTCTGGCTGAGCGCGATCGAGCGGACGCCCTGCATCGTGCCCTCGATCGCCGCGGCGATCGTGCCGGAATAGGTGACGTCGTCGGCCATATTGGCGCCGGAGTTGATGCCGGAGAGGATCAGGTCCGGCGGCTCGGGCAGCACCTCGCGCACGGCCATGATCACGCAGTCCGTCGGCGTACCGCGCAGCGCATATTTCTTCTCGCCCATCTGTCGCAGCCGCAAGGGCTCCGAGAGCGTCAGCGAATGGGCAAGGCCGCTCTGGTCGGTCTCCGGCGCCACCGTCCAGACGTCGTCGGAAAGCTGGGCGGCAAGGGATTGCAGCACGGCAAGGCCGGGGCCGTGAATGCCATCGTCATTGGTCAGCAGAATGCGCATGTCGATCTCACTTCGCCTTCTCGATGCGGGTCATGCCGCCCATATAGGGCACCAGTGCCTCCGGAACCGTGACGGAACCATCTTCATTGAGATAATTCTCGACGACGGCGATCAGCGCGCGGCCGACGGCGACGCCGGAGCCGTTCAGCGTATGCACGAAGCGGGTCTGCTTCTCCTCCTTGGCGCGATAGCGCGCATTCATGCGCCGGGCCTGGAAATCGCCGCAGACCGAGCAGGACGAGATTTCGCGATAGGTATCCTGCCCCGGCAGCCAGACCTCGATGTCATA from Martelella mediterranea DSM 17316 carries:
- the surE gene encoding 5'/3'-nucleotidase SurE yields the protein MRILLTNDDGIHGPGLAVLQSLAAQLSDDVWTVAPETDQSGLAHSLTLSEPLRLRQMGEKKYALRGTPTDCVIMAVREVLPEPPDLILSGINSGANMADDVTYSGTIAAAIEGTMQGVRSIALSQTGNYDDGRRYFPWEVAERHAPALIDKLLTLDLPEGTFLNVNFPCCTPDEVKGVRVTAQGKLESGLSVDKRSDGRGLPYYWLTFRERLSAFADDSDLQAVGENYLSVTPLKLDLTDHAVRDRIKAALG
- a CDS encoding protein-L-isoaspartate(D-aspartate) O-methyltransferase; translated protein: MATKLQEREGFAALVMRLRAGGVTNLDLLSAVEATPRSLFTPSHLSPYAYSGRSVPIECGAFMESADLAIRLIDILKVKPGQRVLEVGTGSGYTAAIMGRIAERVLTVERYRTLADLARRRLSELSLQRVVVRQADGREGMSGEGTFDRILYTVAVPEIPRARVEQLVSNGVIMAPLIREGARPLMVRMTRIGSRFERQDLFEVPYIAAERGLSKAL